One stretch of Roseimicrobium sp. ORNL1 DNA includes these proteins:
- a CDS encoding PVC-type heme-binding CxxCH protein — translation MKPHPLLLPFAASLLCVPLFISGQTPAPLAFPTVPATPPEKAASTFDVLDGFTMDLVAAEPLVTDPVAITYDEYGRAFVCEMNDYPYTDKAKHKPSQENSTDLPIGKVRLLTDTEGDGVYDRSTIFAHDLSWPTGAACWKGGIIVVATPDIWYLKDTDNDGVADVRQKLFTGLKKLNVQAVANNPIWGLDNKIYIAGGTNGGTVQNLIHPDEKPVTIRRSDLRLDPVTMKIEATDGGARFGNTRDDWGNRFLCNIRNPCQHVVLDSRYLSRNPYLPAVNPLHDSAEFGDQLPVHRISPPEAWRVLRADRWSNDPTNHMPRSELVGAGVVTSSAGITIYRGDAYPEGYRGMAFVADVAGNLFYRLKLTPDGVTFKATRVDGDKEFCASRDIWFRPVNFANAPDGCLHVCDMYREAIEHPWSLPDDIHAAIDLIKGIDKGRIWRLTPKGYKVRKIEPLADKSSAELVKLLAHPNAWHRDTAHRLLFERQDTAAVAELRTTLRESTSALARLHALWSLDGLWKFTDTDAVAAVHDADAHVREHATLLTEGLISAQLPSTPGAHSLAPEIVITATSGNSQSPAPALLRELASMTSDPDIRVRRQLALSLGSFTHTAAIKPLVTAVKNDLRDPWMRTALLSAPVDILAGSTATLLRDLPGSPEMETLMRDAGQVFGKCLSGGTTYMHLMNQGLFFLSALESQRDRVPRTVESGLEGLQASLGQANKSLMTSAIKPETKAWLTSVAKAKTDIALNASLPMEERTRAINLLALLEFASLREIAVKLLGPHEPDGIRLAAIQVLRPRRDDGVGTLLLEAWSTLTPAPREAALQALAGKKEWLDGLLGAIEAGRIKPAEISAAARALMLRTTDSTLKTRAEKLFSTSSRSEVLAKYQPALSTLGDATRGKLVFTTVCAVCHRFKDEGRDVGPNLATTLAWTPEQLLTNILDPNREVSPNFAQYVVELQDSRILIGMLTGESESSITMKGADAVEQSIARPQIKTLKSTGLSLMPEGLEAALTVEQLADLMAYLRTK, via the coding sequence ATGAAGCCGCACCCCCTCCTCCTTCCCTTTGCTGCTTCGCTGCTTTGCGTTCCTCTTTTCATCTCAGGCCAAACTCCCGCGCCACTCGCCTTCCCTACCGTCCCCGCGACGCCACCGGAGAAAGCGGCGTCCACCTTCGACGTACTCGACGGTTTCACGATGGACCTCGTCGCCGCGGAACCGCTGGTCACGGACCCCGTCGCCATCACCTATGACGAATACGGCCGCGCCTTCGTGTGCGAGATGAATGACTATCCGTACACGGACAAGGCAAAGCACAAGCCCAGCCAGGAGAATTCCACCGACCTCCCCATCGGCAAAGTGCGCCTGCTTACGGATACGGAAGGCGACGGCGTCTACGACCGCAGCACCATCTTCGCCCATGATCTCTCCTGGCCCACCGGCGCCGCTTGCTGGAAGGGCGGCATCATTGTCGTGGCCACGCCAGACATTTGGTATCTCAAGGACACGGACAATGATGGTGTAGCCGATGTGCGGCAGAAGCTCTTCACCGGATTAAAGAAGCTCAACGTCCAGGCGGTGGCGAACAATCCCATCTGGGGTCTCGATAACAAGATCTACATCGCCGGCGGCACGAACGGCGGCACCGTTCAGAATCTGATACACCCTGATGAAAAGCCCGTCACCATTCGCCGCTCTGATCTACGGCTGGATCCCGTGACCATGAAGATTGAGGCCACGGACGGTGGCGCCCGCTTTGGCAACACCCGCGATGACTGGGGCAACCGCTTCCTCTGCAACATTCGCAATCCCTGCCAGCATGTCGTTCTCGATTCGCGCTACCTCTCACGCAATCCCTACCTCCCTGCGGTCAATCCCCTGCACGACTCCGCTGAGTTTGGCGACCAGCTTCCTGTTCATCGCATCAGCCCTCCCGAAGCCTGGCGCGTGCTGCGCGCGGATCGTTGGAGTAACGATCCCACCAATCACATGCCGCGCAGCGAGCTGGTGGGCGCCGGTGTTGTCACCTCATCCGCCGGTATCACCATTTACCGCGGCGACGCTTATCCGGAAGGCTATCGCGGCATGGCCTTTGTGGCGGATGTTGCAGGTAATCTCTTCTACCGTCTCAAGCTCACGCCCGACGGCGTCACCTTCAAGGCCACGCGGGTGGATGGCGACAAGGAATTCTGCGCCAGCCGTGACATCTGGTTCCGCCCTGTGAACTTCGCCAACGCGCCCGATGGCTGCCTGCACGTGTGCGACATGTATCGCGAGGCCATCGAGCACCCCTGGAGCCTGCCGGATGACATCCACGCCGCCATTGACCTCATCAAGGGCATCGACAAGGGCCGCATCTGGCGCCTCACTCCGAAGGGCTACAAGGTGCGGAAGATAGAGCCACTGGCTGACAAGAGCAGCGCGGAGTTGGTGAAGCTTCTCGCGCACCCCAACGCCTGGCATCGCGACACCGCGCATCGCTTGCTCTTCGAGCGACAGGACACAGCCGCGGTTGCGGAGCTGCGCACTACTCTGAGGGAGTCCACCAGCGCCCTGGCACGTCTGCATGCGCTCTGGTCGCTTGATGGATTGTGGAAGTTCACGGACACCGATGCAGTGGCAGCCGTGCACGATGCTGATGCGCACGTTCGCGAGCATGCCACGCTGCTGACTGAGGGACTGATTTCCGCACAGCTTCCTTCCACCCCTGGAGCGCATTCCCTCGCGCCTGAAATCGTCATTACCGCCACGAGCGGAAACTCCCAGTCACCAGCACCAGCCCTGCTTCGTGAACTGGCGTCGATGACTTCAGACCCGGACATCCGCGTGCGGCGCCAGCTCGCACTTTCGTTGGGAAGCTTCACACACACCGCCGCCATCAAGCCGCTGGTGACTGCAGTGAAGAATGACCTTCGCGATCCGTGGATGCGCACTGCCCTGCTGTCCGCGCCCGTCGACATCCTCGCCGGCAGTACGGCCACGCTCCTGCGCGATCTGCCTGGCTCTCCCGAAATGGAAACGCTCATGCGTGATGCGGGACAGGTTTTCGGCAAGTGTCTATCCGGAGGCACGACCTACATGCACTTGATGAATCAGGGCCTGTTCTTCCTCTCCGCCCTTGAGAGCCAGCGCGACCGTGTACCCCGGACGGTGGAATCGGGTCTGGAGGGACTTCAAGCGTCCTTGGGACAAGCCAACAAATCACTCATGACTTCGGCCATCAAGCCGGAGACAAAGGCATGGCTCACGTCCGTGGCAAAAGCGAAGACGGACATCGCCCTGAACGCGAGTCTCCCCATGGAGGAACGCACGCGAGCCATCAATCTGCTCGCCCTGCTGGAGTTCGCCTCGTTGCGTGAGATTGCCGTGAAACTGTTGGGGCCTCACGAGCCCGATGGCATCCGCCTTGCCGCGATTCAGGTGCTCCGCCCACGCCGCGATGACGGCGTGGGAACCCTCTTGCTTGAGGCATGGTCCACCCTCACACCGGCACCGAGAGAAGCCGCGCTCCAGGCTCTTGCAGGCAAAAAGGAATGGCTGGACGGGCTTCTGGGAGCCATTGAAGCAGGACGCATCAAGCCCGCGGAAATCTCCGCCGCCGCTCGCGCGCTCATGCTGCGAACCACGGACTCGACGCTCAAGACCCGCGCCGAAAAACTCTTCTCCACCAGCAGTCGCAGCGAAGTGCTCGCGAAGTATCAGCCAGCGCTATCAACACTGGGCGATGCCACGCGCGGCAAGCTTGTCTTCACAACCGTGTGCGCCGTGTGCCATCGCTTCAAGGATGAAGGCCGCGACGTAGGCCCAAATCTCGCCACCACGCTGGCATGGACACCGGAGCAGTTGCTGACCAACATCCTCGACCCCAATCGCGAGGTCTCGCCCAACTTCGCGCAGTACGTGGTGGAGCTTCAGGACAGTCGTATTTTGATCGGCATGCTCACCGGCGAGTCGGAATCCAGCATCACCATGAAAGGCGCAGACGCCGTGGAGCAATCCATCGCCCGGCCTCAAATCAAGACACTCAAGAGCACTGGCCTCTCCCTGATGCCTGAGGGTCTGGAAGCTGCACTCACTGTGGAGCAACTCGCGGATTTGATGGCGTATCTGCGCACGAAGTGA
- a CDS encoding amidohydrolase family protein, producing MNRRSFLHQTAATAAAALAAGPALHAAPAAEAKASGIIDCNISIGHWPFRYYRGQESSEILTQCRLLREKGLTRGWAGSIEGIFYRDVTQANDILHERCTEYGREHGGARLLLPAFTINPTLPSWENDFSQCVSVALTTERVIRLHPNYHGYTLDDPLFLKLLEAATEAGFLVQVVVQMEDERTQHPLMQVKPVNLKPLPAILKKVPNARVMVLNANRAMSMTALQDCPVWLDFAMLEGVAGIEALLKDWPLEKLVFGSHAPLFYWESAKLKLQESELSEKQLAAITHDNAARCLQS from the coding sequence ATGAACCGTCGCTCCTTTCTCCACCAGACAGCCGCAACGGCAGCCGCAGCGTTGGCCGCTGGTCCAGCACTCCATGCTGCACCAGCCGCGGAAGCAAAAGCATCTGGTATCATCGACTGCAACATCTCCATCGGTCACTGGCCGTTTCGTTACTACCGCGGACAGGAGTCTTCCGAAATCCTGACACAATGCCGGCTCCTGCGTGAGAAAGGCCTCACCCGCGGCTGGGCAGGCAGCATCGAGGGGATCTTCTACCGCGATGTCACCCAGGCCAATGACATCCTGCACGAGCGCTGTACGGAGTATGGCAGAGAGCACGGTGGTGCTCGCCTTCTCCTTCCGGCCTTCACCATCAATCCCACGCTTCCCTCGTGGGAGAATGATTTTTCTCAATGTGTTTCCGTGGCGCTCACTACTGAACGAGTCATCCGCCTGCATCCGAATTACCACGGGTACACCCTGGACGATCCTCTTTTCTTGAAACTCCTGGAAGCCGCTACCGAGGCGGGGTTCCTGGTGCAGGTAGTAGTCCAGATGGAGGACGAGCGCACCCAGCATCCACTGATGCAGGTAAAGCCGGTGAATCTCAAGCCGCTCCCTGCCATACTCAAGAAGGTCCCCAATGCCCGCGTCATGGTGCTCAATGCCAATCGCGCCATGTCCATGACTGCGCTGCAGGACTGCCCTGTGTGGCTGGACTTCGCCATGCTGGAGGGTGTCGCCGGTATCGAAGCTCTCTTGAAGGACTGGCCCCTTGAGAAGCTCGTCTTCGGCTCCCACGCCCCGCTCTTCTACTGGGAGTCCGCCAAACTGAAACTCCAGGAGTCCGAACTCAGCGAAAAGCAACTCGCCGCCATCACGCACGACAACGCCGCACGCTGCCTGCAAAGCTGA
- a CDS encoding amidohydrolase family protein — MRIWDLHCHLSGVPGLTPEERMSQLLRYADRMGIERLCVYMGMKWSQDPAADDLVKQNDEVLRAISKHPDRTFGFVYVSPKHVDTSLAELERCVAKGPMVGVKLWVAERCNVPEIDPIIQRAAELKAVIFQHTWYKTMGNYAGESTPAEFAELAKRFPNVPLICGHSGGTWEIGIPTIRDCPNVSVDLAGSDPTAGMTEMAVRELGTNRVIYGSDSGGRSFASQLAKVHGANITDESKQAIFCDNLRNMMLPILTAKGIKA; from the coding sequence ATGCGCATCTGGGATCTCCACTGTCACCTCTCCGGCGTACCCGGTCTCACTCCTGAGGAGCGCATGAGCCAGCTCCTGCGCTATGCCGACCGCATGGGCATCGAGCGCCTCTGCGTGTACATGGGCATGAAGTGGAGCCAGGACCCTGCTGCGGATGACCTCGTAAAACAAAACGACGAAGTCCTGCGCGCCATCAGCAAGCACCCCGACCGCACCTTCGGCTTCGTCTACGTCAGCCCCAAGCACGTCGACACCAGCCTCGCCGAGCTGGAGCGCTGCGTGGCGAAGGGGCCCATGGTCGGCGTGAAGCTCTGGGTCGCCGAGCGCTGCAACGTGCCGGAGATCGATCCCATCATCCAGCGTGCGGCTGAGCTGAAGGCCGTCATCTTCCAGCACACCTGGTACAAGACCATGGGCAACTACGCGGGTGAATCGACACCTGCCGAGTTCGCGGAACTGGCGAAGCGTTTTCCGAACGTACCGCTCATCTGCGGCCACAGCGGAGGCACCTGGGAGATTGGCATCCCGACCATCCGTGACTGTCCCAATGTCTCGGTGGATCTTGCCGGCAGTGACCCCACCGCCGGCATGACGGAAATGGCCGTGCGCGAACTCGGAACCAACCGCGTCATTTACGGCAGTGACAGCGGCGGACGTAGCTTCGCCAGCCAGCTCGCCAAGGTTCACGGGGCCAACATCACCGATGAATCGAAGCAGGCAATCTTCTGCGACAACCTTCGCAACATGATGCTTCCCATCCTCACCGCGAAAGGCATCAAGGCATGA
- a CDS encoding NUDIX domain-containing protein — MDSKDFITEDFKHFSDSYLKNEETGETRVNWLIGLATATLGGLVLLLGTDHRPSFHILCWAVVVPALFANLALGVVTLLRILKRDSTTDAYHRVLDKYRAFFVAQGGDNTPLPSVMALLKRKPTRFFGGGLRDMVLVINSLFGAAIFMAIAFDISRGNAPTVDFEDVILNSYAAAAAGFVLAFCLQSILIKKVKEKMKDRASHAGGIVVRVDADGPKYLLVQPKGVSATVNVGRTWVLPKGHIEGGEDAADAAVREVEEETGVVGGILQFVGSNRFEAAGESIHVRYFLMKCLSEGTPKEKRERGWFPIEQALDIIHPDNQGLLVLANDAFARVSKGKVSA, encoded by the coding sequence ATGGATTCAAAGGACTTTATCACCGAAGACTTCAAACATTTCTCAGACTCCTACCTGAAGAACGAAGAGACCGGGGAAACCAGGGTCAACTGGCTGATTGGTCTTGCCACCGCCACCTTGGGTGGCTTGGTTCTACTGTTGGGTACGGACCATCGCCCCTCGTTCCACATCCTTTGCTGGGCGGTCGTGGTTCCGGCGCTCTTCGCGAATCTGGCCCTGGGTGTGGTGACCCTGCTTCGCATTTTGAAGAGGGACAGCACTACGGATGCCTACCATCGGGTGCTCGACAAGTACCGCGCTTTCTTTGTAGCGCAGGGGGGTGACAATACGCCCCTGCCGTCGGTCATGGCCCTGCTCAAGCGGAAGCCGACGCGGTTCTTTGGCGGCGGCTTGAGGGACATGGTCCTGGTGATCAATTCCCTCTTTGGTGCCGCGATTTTCATGGCGATCGCCTTTGATATTTCGAGGGGGAATGCCCCGACCGTGGATTTCGAGGACGTGATACTTAACAGTTATGCTGCCGCGGCAGCGGGGTTTGTGCTGGCCTTCTGCCTCCAAAGCATTCTCATCAAGAAGGTGAAAGAGAAGATGAAGGACCGTGCTTCCCATGCGGGCGGCATTGTGGTGCGGGTCGATGCCGATGGGCCAAAGTACTTGCTGGTGCAGCCCAAAGGAGTGTCAGCCACCGTGAATGTGGGGAGAACCTGGGTCCTGCCCAAAGGACACATTGAAGGTGGTGAGGATGCCGCGGACGCCGCGGTGCGCGAGGTGGAAGAAGAGACCGGAGTGGTCGGTGGGATCCTTCAGTTTGTCGGGAGCAACCGATTTGAAGCGGCAGGCGAGAGCATTCATGTGAGGTACTTTCTCATGAAGTGCTTGAGCGAGGGAACGCCCAAGGAAAAGCGCGAGCGAGGATGGTTCCCCATTGAGCAGGCTCTGGACATTATCCATCCCGATAATCAGGGTCTCTTGGTTCTCGCGAACGATGCGTTTGCGCGTGTGTCCAAGGGCAAGGTGTCCGCGTGA
- a CDS encoding DUF1080 domain-containing protein: MKSKFLSLVTILALSGIASAEDGWISMFNGKDLSGWKSNVTTEEKPEEKAKSFVVENGEIKVQGGRAHMFFVGEDGNAKFKNFEFKAKVKTTPGSNSGIYIHTGFEEKGWPSKGYECQVNATHKDVKKTGGLYAVKDVLNNAPNKDGEWFDYGIKVDGKKITISINGKVTTEWTEPEDWDPSKALKNMDGRKLSEGTIAIQGHDPVSVVYYKDLFIKPLP, translated from the coding sequence ATGAAATCCAAGTTCCTCTCACTCGTCACCATCCTGGCCCTCAGCGGCATCGCGTCCGCTGAAGACGGCTGGATCTCCATGTTCAACGGCAAGGACCTCTCCGGCTGGAAGTCGAATGTCACCACCGAAGAGAAGCCCGAGGAAAAGGCCAAGTCCTTTGTCGTCGAGAACGGTGAAATCAAAGTCCAGGGCGGTCGCGCCCACATGTTCTTCGTGGGTGAAGACGGCAACGCCAAGTTCAAGAACTTCGAGTTCAAGGCCAAGGTGAAGACCACCCCCGGCTCCAACAGCGGCATCTACATCCACACCGGCTTCGAAGAAAAAGGCTGGCCAAGCAAGGGCTATGAGTGCCAGGTGAACGCGACCCACAAGGACGTGAAGAAGACCGGCGGCCTCTACGCCGTGAAGGACGTGCTCAACAACGCCCCCAACAAGGACGGCGAATGGTTCGACTACGGCATCAAGGTCGACGGCAAAAAGATCACCATCTCCATCAACGGCAAGGTGACCACCGAGTGGACCGAACCCGAAGATTGGGACCCCAGCAAGGCCCTCAAGAACATGGACGGCCGCAAGCTCAGCGAAGGCACCATCGCCATCCAGGGCCATGACCCCGTGAGCGTGGTCTACTACAAGGACCTCTTCATCAAGCCGCTCCCCTAA
- a CDS encoding DUF167 domain-containing protein — MAQETTTLVCKVTPNARKSECLGWGADERGRKLLLVKLAAPAQEGKANKELVRFLAELLGCGKSEVVLLRGDTSRTKSLEVPAGAVGRLG, encoded by the coding sequence ATGGCCCAGGAAACCACCACCCTCGTCTGCAAGGTCACGCCGAACGCCCGGAAGTCGGAGTGCCTGGGCTGGGGCGCGGATGAGCGTGGGCGGAAGTTGCTGCTGGTGAAGCTGGCGGCTCCGGCGCAGGAGGGGAAGGCGAACAAGGAACTGGTGCGCTTTCTGGCGGAGTTGCTGGGGTGTGGGAAGAGCGAGGTGGTGCTGCTGCGTGGGGATACGAGCCGGACGAAGTCGCTGGAGGTGCCAGCGGGGGCGGTGGGGAGGCTGGGGTGA
- a CDS encoding AP2 domain-containing protein translates to MARKDPNNRNITRIDNSGGEGKRPVKGWEVRIYRRGERFNQFFSDSAHGGKKAALEEARTVRDKMEKKLKPYTRRELAEKLTARNTSGYRGVRLRKTIVTKDDKKYVYEHVEASWSPEPGKVVKKSFSVAKLGLDQAWKLAIEARDKAVSKIRG, encoded by the coding sequence ATGGCCAGAAAAGATCCAAACAACAGGAACATCACCCGCATCGACAACAGCGGCGGCGAGGGCAAGCGCCCCGTCAAAGGCTGGGAAGTGCGGATCTATCGTCGTGGCGAGCGTTTCAACCAGTTCTTCTCCGACTCCGCTCATGGCGGCAAGAAGGCTGCTCTGGAAGAAGCCCGCACCGTGCGTGACAAGATGGAGAAGAAGCTCAAGCCCTATACCCGCCGTGAGCTCGCTGAGAAGCTGACCGCCCGCAACACCTCCGGATACCGCGGAGTGCGCCTGCGCAAGACCATCGTGACCAAGGACGACAAGAAGTACGTCTACGAGCACGTGGAAGCTTCCTGGAGCCCTGAGCCCGGCAAAGTGGTGAAGAAGTCCTTCTCCGTCGCCAAGCTTGGCCTTGATCAGGCCTGGAAGCTTGCGATCGAGGCGCGCGACAAGGCCGTCTCCAAGATCCGCGGCTAA
- a CDS encoding aminotransferase class IV has translation MASHESCVWLNGRLEPSAQARISPWNAAFLVGCGAFETLRAYGGKPFAITRHWHRLVRSCAVLGLRPPTLEQFANAMTETLSANELQEARVRFTVSGGEIPGGLQSNHGDGLFTCTAVPATPTKPSESVAMVPWPRNERGALAGAKSVSYAENVVALNHARCNGAGEAIFSNTKDELCEGAASNVFLVRGGLLHTPPLSSGCLAGVTRELTLEVCRAHGIPVSEEPLPATALAGADEAFLTSSMREVQAIASVDGTPLSQPVGPLTRRVAGLFREFVSSHMDP, from the coding sequence ATGGCATCGCACGAATCTTGTGTCTGGCTCAATGGCCGTCTGGAGCCATCTGCGCAGGCACGGATTTCGCCATGGAATGCTGCGTTTCTGGTGGGCTGCGGAGCCTTCGAGACCCTCCGGGCCTATGGAGGAAAACCTTTCGCCATTACCCGTCATTGGCACCGCCTCGTACGCTCCTGTGCGGTCCTCGGGTTGCGTCCCCCAACCTTGGAACAGTTTGCCAACGCGATGACTGAGACGTTGAGCGCGAACGAGTTGCAGGAAGCGCGAGTGCGCTTCACGGTCAGCGGTGGAGAAATCCCGGGCGGACTGCAATCCAATCATGGTGACGGATTGTTCACTTGCACCGCCGTCCCTGCTACCCCCACGAAACCGTCCGAATCCGTCGCCATGGTCCCCTGGCCTCGCAACGAGCGGGGCGCTCTCGCAGGCGCCAAGTCCGTGTCCTACGCGGAGAACGTGGTGGCCCTGAATCATGCACGTTGCAATGGTGCAGGAGAGGCGATTTTTTCCAATACGAAGGATGAACTTTGCGAGGGCGCGGCCAGCAATGTCTTCCTGGTGCGTGGCGGACTGCTCCATACACCGCCCCTTTCCTCCGGCTGCCTGGCCGGAGTGACCCGCGAGCTCACGCTCGAAGTCTGCCGCGCCCACGGCATTCCCGTTTCAGAAGAGCCTCTGCCCGCCACGGCGCTCGCCGGCGCGGATGAGGCATTTCTCACTTCTTCCATGCGCGAAGTGCAGGCCATTGCCTCCGTGGATGGAACCCCCCTTTCGCAGCCCGTCGGCCCGCTCACCAGGCGGGTGGCCGGACTGTTCCGCGAGTTCGTCTCCAGCCACATGGATCCCTGA
- a CDS encoding EamA family transporter, which translates to MLASILTAFFYAASGICGRRSAVAFGSLRGNSLRLGLAILILAVVTRGAAGLEWSSVSTHRLLWSGAVGFGVGDVALFLAYTRLGARLTLLLNLCSAPVFGAIGDWLLVGVGVSGPQMLATAMILLGVSVAIGSHRDGGGLFSPPPKLFTGVIFALFAGLGQGGGASLSRFAHAAMKVEGHMVSPVQQAFVRMLPGLLFTLLLWGVVVWYRSARRLAAAEVAQTFSHRWWWLLGAAMFGPVLGVSCFQWALVQAPALVVLSLTATTPILIMPLSAVIDHDRAGKAAIWGSVLAVAGVVLMVWLTKR; encoded by the coding sequence ATGCTCGCCTCCATTTTGACTGCATTTTTCTATGCTGCATCGGGAATTTGTGGTCGACGCTCCGCTGTTGCTTTTGGCTCTCTCCGTGGGAATTCGCTCCGCCTGGGGCTGGCCATTCTTATCCTTGCCGTTGTTACACGAGGGGCTGCGGGGCTCGAATGGTCCTCTGTTTCAACTCATCGGTTGCTCTGGAGCGGCGCGGTGGGCTTTGGCGTGGGGGATGTAGCGCTCTTCCTGGCGTACACGCGACTGGGAGCAAGGCTGACGCTCCTGCTGAATCTCTGCAGTGCGCCAGTGTTTGGCGCCATCGGGGATTGGCTGCTGGTTGGCGTGGGAGTGTCCGGACCCCAGATGCTGGCCACGGCGATGATTCTCCTGGGCGTATCGGTCGCGATTGGGTCGCACCGTGATGGCGGAGGGCTCTTTTCGCCGCCGCCCAAGTTGTTCACGGGCGTGATATTCGCGCTTTTTGCGGGGCTGGGTCAGGGTGGGGGAGCCTCGTTGAGCCGGTTTGCCCATGCGGCCATGAAGGTGGAGGGGCACATGGTGTCTCCGGTGCAGCAGGCATTCGTGCGCATGCTGCCGGGGCTGCTCTTCACCCTTCTCCTCTGGGGCGTGGTGGTCTGGTACCGCTCGGCCAGGCGGCTGGCCGCGGCGGAGGTGGCGCAAACGTTTTCCCACCGGTGGTGGTGGCTGCTGGGCGCGGCCATGTTTGGGCCCGTGCTGGGTGTGAGTTGTTTTCAGTGGGCCTTGGTGCAGGCGCCGGCACTGGTGGTGCTGAGCCTCACCGCCACTACGCCCATCCTCATCATGCCGCTTTCCGCTGTGATCGACCATGATCGGGCGGGAAAGGCGGCCATCTGGGGTTCCGTTCTGGCGGTGGCCGGGGTGGTGCTGATGGTTTGGCTCACCAAGCGGTGA
- a CDS encoding enolase C-terminal domain-like protein, which yields MRLPTDIRVQSATVYFLPIDFRVPLKFGPEVTTHVQCLRTCVTVVDREGRTAQGWGETPVAVSWTWPTPHVTVADRTTRMKDFSLRLAKRLVEFDSWGHPMEFGYDFQKQALMQEVASANEEAGGVEMPYLAALVCLSAFDIAIHDAFGNLLGKDIYDCYGPEYISRDLSGFVEPAEGSDVDFRGKYVQDFLVRPAPSRLPVWHLVGGVDPLEESDLTGSEPKDGHPVLLADWIKQDGLTCLKVKLRGTDEQWDYERMVRIARLGFPLGVKWLSADFNCTVRDPIYVNDILDRLLREDPEIYARTLYVEQPFAYELEHDMLDVRSVSARKPLFLDESAHDWEFVKLGRSLGWSGVALKTCKTQTGALLSMCWAKAHGMPLMVQDLTNPMLAMIPHVRLASHAGTIQGVECNGMQFYPDASLPEMAVHPGLYQRRQGQLVLDTLKGSGFGYRLEEMRRELPEPAGVFGQA from the coding sequence ATGCGCCTTCCCACTGACATCCGGGTCCAGTCCGCCACTGTGTACTTCCTGCCCATCGATTTTCGTGTGCCGCTGAAGTTCGGTCCGGAGGTCACCACCCATGTGCAGTGCCTGCGCACGTGTGTGACCGTGGTGGATCGCGAGGGACGCACCGCGCAGGGCTGGGGCGAGACGCCCGTGGCGGTGTCGTGGACCTGGCCCACGCCGCATGTGACCGTTGCAGATCGCACGACTCGCATGAAGGACTTCTCCCTGCGCCTCGCGAAGCGTCTTGTGGAATTTGATTCCTGGGGGCATCCCATGGAATTCGGGTATGATTTTCAAAAGCAAGCCCTCATGCAGGAGGTGGCCTCGGCCAATGAAGAGGCCGGTGGAGTAGAGATGCCGTACCTGGCAGCCCTGGTGTGTTTGAGCGCGTTCGATATCGCGATTCACGACGCGTTCGGCAATCTGCTGGGGAAGGACATCTACGACTGTTATGGGCCTGAGTACATCAGCCGTGACCTATCCGGATTCGTGGAACCAGCGGAGGGGAGTGACGTGGATTTCCGTGGGAAATACGTGCAGGACTTCCTGGTGCGTCCTGCGCCCTCCCGCCTGCCCGTGTGGCATCTCGTCGGTGGGGTGGATCCGCTGGAAGAGTCGGACCTCACCGGAAGCGAGCCCAAGGATGGCCATCCCGTGCTCCTAGCGGACTGGATCAAGCAGGACGGGCTCACCTGCCTGAAGGTGAAGCTGCGTGGCACGGATGAGCAGTGGGACTACGAGCGCATGGTGCGGATTGCCCGCCTCGGCTTTCCGCTGGGGGTGAAGTGGCTCAGCGCCGACTTCAACTGCACGGTCCGCGACCCGATTTATGTGAATGACATTCTCGACCGTCTACTGCGCGAGGATCCAGAAATCTATGCCCGCACGCTCTACGTGGAGCAGCCATTTGCATATGAACTGGAGCACGACATGTTGGACGTGCGCAGTGTCTCGGCGCGCAAGCCTCTCTTCCTGGATGAGAGCGCGCATGACTGGGAGTTTGTGAAGCTGGGCCGCAGCCTGGGCTGGAGTGGCGTAGCGCTGAAGACCTGCAAAACACAGACTGGCGCGCTTCTCAGCATGTGCTGGGCAAAGGCCCACGGCATGCCTCTCATGGTGCAGGATCTCACCAACCCCATGCTGGCCATGATCCCTCATGTCCGACTGGCCTCCCACGCAGGCACCATCCAGGGCGTGGAGTGCAATGGCATGCAGTTCTACCCGGACGCATCCCTGCCTGAAATGGCGGTGCATCCAGGCCTCTACCAGCGGCGCCAGGGACAGCTGGTGCTGGATACCCTGAAGGGCTCTGGTTTTGGATATCGACTGGAGGAAATGCGTCGTGAACTCCCCGAGCCTGCCGGAGTGTTCGGCCAGGCTTGA